The nucleotide sequence TAAGTCtataacatacatacacacatagtatgcatacagacagacagtgcaTAAACGtacaaacaggaagtaaagtCAGACACTCATGAGAGCAAAAACTCTCCAAATGTTGTTAACTCTTGTCTGATACACAAAAGAAACTCAGGCGTGCTCCTGGTCATCTAAAAacctctcccacacacatacacacacacatactgaaaacacacagtcatgtaCCACAGTCTGCATTACAGGGCTGACCAAACAACGCTTGCACAGGGTGGTGCATgcacgtgtacacacacacacacacacacacatcacaacaatagtGATCAGGCATGGTGTAATTCACTAAAAGATGTGAGGGCCTGCATTCATGTGAACAGGAAAGACACATAGAAGGGAAATGACAGggagtaaaataaatgtatggaGAAGGGATAAAGATTGAAAGGATAACAAACGAGCAGGAAGTGCTGCACAAAATGACAAggaagtggtgtgtgtgtgtgtgcgtgtaagcACATACATGTGGATCAATATATCAGGAGCAGGTAGTGCTGAACGTGTTTGACAGACAATTAGGAGTGTCTGGCTCCCTCATGTGGTCACTCTGAGTCTCTCTGGACCTCTGAGGCGTCGGCCCGACAAATGGGACAAGTCCTATTAGCctgaagacagagaggggagacaAAAATGATCCAGTTAGGTTTTTAGAGACAGTTCATATCTTCAGTCACACAAAATGCCCAGTCCTAAAACTGTACATTTGGACAGTGACTAAACTCACCACTACACTCCTCCATAAAAGATTGTTGCAATGAATTTCAGATGAcgacattttctttatttgttgtgtATTGATTTGTAATTCCTATAACCCAATTCACACTGAGGCTTTGGGCTAAGCCTCATGCCTCTAAATcataagactgtgtgtgtgtgattaacaCAAGAACTTCGTGTTCAAGTAGCTTTTTTAGCATTTTGAGTGGGAAATCACGTGTCGATATGTGTACAGCTTCTTCGGATGTTCCTGTCCTGGGGTTTAGTGAGGTTTACAGATTTTACTGACTGTTCTGTGCTGAAATTAGGAACAATGTTTCTGTTACCTAACAGATCTCTTGAGGAGTGAGATTCTCTCACTACACCTCTAGAATTACGAGGTGTCTGTGTCacttaataaatgtatatttggactgagagtgtatttgtgtctttaaacaaaaaataaggtTTTCTCTAGGTAAGTTATGGATTACTTGCCAAAAACCAGACTTACAGTCATCAGCAGGCTATTATGTGACACTTTTGCTCATAGACTTGAATCTATCACCAAGCAATGTGCGATAACCCTTAGATGAACTCAAATATATGTGTGTTATCCATGGAGTGGATACTTACTCTCAGCCACTTGTCGACACACTTCCCGTGGAACTCATGGCTGCAGGGCAGGACTCGCAGCAGTTGGCGGGACTCAAAATCACTcatacacaccacacacctGCAACACAACAGGTATTAGCACGTAAAgtcatttgaattttgaattccAATATGCTTTGAAGTTGTTTTAAGCTTTCTGTAGCCACAAATATGCTACATAACTGCACAAATCTGCAACTGACAAACATTAACCTCTGTCAAAATCCATAGTTTTGGTGATCCTGAGGAgccaacacaaaaaaatcaggaGAATAATTCACCCGACCAACAAGTGATGACCAGGTGGTTGCAAATGGGCAGCACTCACAGTGTTTGTTCAGACTGATGGTTATTTGGATTGAACCGATAGGAAGGAAGTTGTTCGATGTCTCCCTTGGTCAGTCCTCGGAGTTTGGCCTCTCCCAGACGCTCAGCGAGGTTCAGGAGAGCCTGTGGGGGAAAAAAccatcagcaacaacagaaGAATCAGAGTCTGCATCCGgcaaacatacagacaaaagaataaaaagaaagcaGATGAAGACTAACCTCATAATTTTCCACTTCTCCATCGTCTACATCCAGCTCTAGACTGATCGCAGGACCTGTAGGCTGGACTGGCAGCATTGaactgcaggaggagaggaatggGAAAAAGTTCAATTTATCAAAGAAGGAAATTAAGTAACTAAGCTGTGCAGTAGTAGTTAACTTTCTTCTCAACACTTTACAAAAAGAAGCTCTGATAGCATGCATAAAAATGAACAGGTACGATTCTGCCCTTTTGTAGCCATAACTTTTATGTaataaatcctttattgatTCACGCGTTTATCTTTGTTTTCCAGATTTAACTAATGCCTAAATTAGTAAGACCTCTCAAAAATTCCTTATCTTGGAGAAGACGTTCAATATCCTTGTCCATGTAAAAATTTAATTATTGAatgtttcaacaaaataaaatgatctgACCCTATTTTATCCTCAgtttataaataacattttaagaaatcttTTCTAATGGCCTTCTTTTGACTTCTCCAGGTCTAACTAATCAAATTAAGTCTCTGAAAATATTACGCATTTTCATAAGGACTTAATAAGGTGGATTTGGTTGGTCTGTCTGTTCTATCTGAAGTAATATTAGTCACCCAACATAATCATCAACACCCTGCAATTGGTTgcatatttcaaaaacaaatatcagGTGATCTATTGGCcaatacaaattaaaaacataaccaTTTCTTCTTAACTGTCTTATCTTAGTAAGTTAATGTACTGATCTACTTACAGGAAATAAGGCAGGAGGCTGGGGTGGTAAGGCGAAGGTGGCAGTGGCTGTTGTGAGCGGTACCGTCGCCCCGGGAGACGCCGAGGAATAAAATTTGGGTAGGACTAGGGGGCAAGTGACAAGACATACATGACAAATCATTCAcatggatttttattttctcctacACCTTTGAACACTATTGAATTATTCTTATTGCTCACCACTCCGAAGAACTCCTGTGGCAGGGGGTCATGGGAGAGGAAGTGAAGCTGTGTGGAGTGTGGCGCGAGGGCAGGGTGGGTGGCAGGAGGATAGTGGATCCCAGCACCCAAAGACAGGTGTTCTCCAAGCAGCTCCACGTCATTCTCTATCCTCTGTAACGGCTGGGTGGGAGGAGAAGAAATATGTGGAAGATCAAAagggacacatacacactgttcCCATCTGAGATTATTTGATGTGATCAAATGTGACAAATCCAGTAAATGAGTAGGTGCTTAGGACATATTATAgaaaaataatatactgtacataaatataattaaaagtcCTTTGCATGGATCAATCTAACTGTTGTACTGGCATTGCTTTGTATGCAATTTTTAAGCTGCTTTAATTAAACagtaaattattaatcaatatGAAAGccacacaaaacataaatgtggGCAACCTCCAAAAAGAACTAATGTACTTCAGCCTGAAGCTTTTGGCAAAGACTTACCAAGGTTCCACAACAACAATACTTTACAACACAATCATTTTATCAGGATCAGCTTTGGCCCTTGTAAACTTTGGCACACGCTTATTTGAACATTGATGcacaatattgacatttttggagAGAACCATGATTTTTTCTTTGTCGTTTTATCCAAGAACGACACAGACATTTCTTCTTTAACTGCAATACCATCATTTACCTAGTTTTCGTTGGTGTTGTTTACGCATACATCTTAAAAAACACCCTATTTCAGTACATGTCCTGATTTATTACTAAACACTACACTGTTTCCAAATGCAAACACTAAAGGAGAACAGCACAAATTGCTTCAActcaaatgtataaaatatgcataatctattttgtttttacattgtaaaaCACCTTTGTTGCTGCATTTTTTATACAGCAGGTGGAACCTTTAAAGCTTCCCTGAAAAATGCTGACTGCCACACTGGTTCCCTGAAAACTTAGTTTTTGTCTTTAGGTAGTTTTTTTAGAGATGAACAGAAAGTTAGATATAATCAAATAAACAGGACAATCAAATCTAATTGATTCAAACTTAAGCTTAAATGCcatattttataatattcaCAAAAGCTGATACCAAATCAACAGAGGTTGAAACGAGCATAACATATGAATTCCTACTCACCGATCGGGCCTGCTGCGTCGGATAGGGTCCAAACTGTCCAGGCTGGGGCAGGTGAGGTGGGTGATGGGAAAGGTGTGTTGGGGGATGGgggaggtgaggaggggggagcaggaAAGCCGGGTCACTGGACAGCAGTGATGGGAACGGGTAGGGCATGGGTAAGTGCTGCACAGAACAAGTCTGAAGGACCTGCAGTagcagagagacagcaagaAAACAGCAAGATTTCATTTAGTAAGACATGTTGCAAACAGTattatgaaataatgaaaactcATCAGTAACAGGAAATCTGCAACAGTACTATGTGGAAACATTCTGACCAATCTAGACAGCTGGAATGAATCtcttacagaaacacaaacacactcacagtagGAGGGACACTGCAGACAGGATAGTGCTGTCCACTGAAGACTACTGAGCATGCTGGGATCTGCTGAGGGGCAGAGCGTGGAGGCAGGCCTGGTGGCGCTCCCGGAGGAGACACAGCATACGATACTGGAGCTGAACCCTAAATATGGAGATCAGAAGGGACAAGGTCCTcaactttacacacacagactgatttAAAGTTGAGCAGCTGGAGTAACAAGACTTAGTGCACATTGGCTAGATAGCACATATCAAAACCTCATGCATCAGTGCTGACACCACAGATTTATCTTTGGGGTTATGATTAACAAACCTCTTTGTGATTTAATGATGCTCACAGGAGGATGTCTTGCAGttacagtagtattttgaagaAAGGAGCAATGCCTTTCCATGATGTAACTGTCACTAATTTGTGGATAGGAACTCTGACATGAACTTGGTTGAACTATTATTTAAATCTAAATGGCATTTAATTGACTGAAGTCAAACACCTCAACTCACTCTTTCACCTGCAAAAGAAGTCCTGTGACCGACTTTACAGTTTATCTATTATTGTTAATTGTTCCCATCAAATCCAATTAGTAGTGTAATGGGTTTCACTCTATTTAAGTTAAACGTACATAGTGTAACACCACCAATTAGTAATGGCTATAAACTATTTGTTAAATATTGGATAGGaggctttaaaataaataaataatttttgctTGTATTTGGCTTTCTGAAAAGATCAATGATACACACCACAATTTCTCAAGGGTAAAGTTTCCATTTGCCAATAAACTTTCCTCCACCccagccaaaaaaataaaaaatcatccCCTACTGGAAAAAAGGCAGACAAGCCAGACATGCCAATAGTCTGGCCCACATTAACCAACTGAATGTTTCACCTACAAGGTGACAATTAGTTTTCCTTGATAAATTACAGGAAATGTAGTTACTACTTTCAAGATCGAACAGACCACAGTAATACATTAAAGTAAAATCACACTAGTGATACTCTCTGTAGTCTTCAACTGTAAATAAGTTAATATGCCCATGAATAGCTGTGTTTAATGTTCACATTGCATTGTTTTAGGAAAAAGTGTCTAAAAGTATGAGAAGGAGACAATAATGCAAAAGAACACTACCTTTGAGAATTACACCATCAGTCATAAACAGCAAGTCATGTTTACACATTTCAGAAGTCAACTGGAATAATTTCACTCCTTTCTCAACTGTaagaactgtttttttttttcccccactacATCATCTTCAAGTCACCTGCTCATGGAggtccagcaccaaactgctCTGTTGCTGGGATGGGTGGGGGTGTGGGTGCTGTGGATGGGCTGCAGGGTGCAGCAGCCTGGGAGACAGGTTCGGTGACTGGTGGAGGGGCCtcggggaggggtttgggggatgGTGTCCTGGGCGCTCTTCAGGCCCGGGCCCCAGCCCTCGGGGAGGTTGCTGGCTGTAGGGTGGGTAGCCCTGAGGCGGAGCTGAGTGACGGTAGTTCTCATCCTGGTGGCCTGGCGACGGCCCGTGGTGGGAGtgcaggtggtggtggtgatgatggtgggcGCTggggtggtgatggtggtggtggtggttgttgttgctattgtagtggtggtggttgttgtgggcgtggtggtggtggtgacggGTCAGGCGGTCTCTTCGGCCACGCTGGCGTCTCATTGGAGGACTgaggtgaaagaaagaaaggaaaactaAAGAAAAGGCAAAAGGAGCTATGTTGTCATTTGCATCATTATAAATATAGTACTAGGGCTGTCACCGTCAGCAAGGAAGTGCTGAtagagtactccaccaatttagcattgcactactataacactgtcagactcatggacagtttaaaacaaacacattcatcatccttgtcaaaacctggtgcctacattacccacaatgcaactcgacagCCAACAGTTTGGtcggagattcgggtgtgttttcctagtagcagctaatgtagccttgatctgttaaacttgtagtcttcagccccaaccgtcATTGACttaagtgacatcacttgagacaatttatcagatttcacacagctccctctggagccacaaaaggcttttttctcggtggagttcccctttaagtttGACTATAAAAACCTAACTAAAATTTTACTTAATACTGAGAGAAAGCCAAACAGACGAGGAAGACAATGCATAAACTATGTGTGTGCTAAGAAAAACAATAGCaggctagagagagagagaagataatCATTCCCTGGAGTTAAAGCCGTGGATGCTTTAACCACAAACGGGTGTATCAAAACAGGAAGGTACGGACTGAAGTTATTGGGATTTTATAACTAAAATCTACTGAACATTACTACACCTATTGTACTGTTATTGTATTGATGCTTTGATATTTtcaagcattttgtttttgtgtttgcccATCTGGTTTAAGACCATGACTCAAAATATAGCTCTATTTAAATGATTTCACTAGTGCCCAATTATCagccaacaaaaaaaacataataaaaagtctgactgactgattaatTCTTATAGTAATCTATCACATAAAAGACAAGATTTGTTTTCTATCATTGTTAATTGAACACGTGGGTTTTTTGAATGTTGGTCAGACAGAATAAGCTATTTGAAGAAAGAAATTTGGGATAGTGATTGTGATTTGGGAAATTATGATGGgaatttgtcattatttttgacatGTGATAGGCTGAACaattaccaaaataaaaatgaagagatagatatatatatatatatatatatatatatatatatatatatatatatatatatatatatatatatatatatatatatatatatatatatatatatatatatatatatatatatatatatatatatatatatatatatatatatatatatatatatatatatatatatatatatatatatatatatatatatatatatttgtgtcacacatacacatacttacCTCTGCGTCGGTTGCGAAGAGGCGTGTGGCATCTCTCTGGCATGTAGTGGGGGTGTGGTCTGCGACTGGGAGGCAGCTCCCAGGGGCGAATGGGAGAGGAAGGAGTAGAGGGAGGGGCAGAGCTTAGATCCAACATGGACTGCTGGGAAAGACGCTGCCTTTTCGGGCTTGGGCTGTCTTCCATCTGCacaaaggaggagggggaaccAGGGGGATGGTTGGtcagggaaaaacaaaaaaggaggaCAGACAAAAGGggagaatgaataaaaaaataaaacaatgacatatGAATCCTATTCAAACCAGGAGCAAAGCAGAAGCAACAGGCAGCGGTCATGTTTCATACTTACTTTGTCCCGATCCTCGCTGCACACATTATCTGGATGAAAATGTAGCACTCCTCCTGCAGgccacagaggaaaaaaacataatcagATAAGATAGGGctgagaaaaacatcaacatcacAAGACACATGGACATATGCCTGCGAAGccaacagaaatacaaaaccaCCAACTACACACAGGCAGCTGGTTgcctttgattttattttccattcCAAGACCCCACTGGATGCCAAAAAAGTCGTTATCTTGATGAAGCCTGGTTGATTTGCTTAAACAGACCTAAAACTACAAAATCCAACAGTGATAACAAAAACGTGCATCCAACATTTTGCTTCACAAACAGAGTTACAGTCCTCTGTCCTCAGCGAGAGTCTGTCTTCCAAACAGGCTTTTGAATTTCCTGCTTTAAACAAGCAGACAAGAGAGGAAGCCATCTCTGGAAGATGTCACACTGGACTCTCCCTCACAGACAAATGATTCCCTCTGATCAATCATGAAAAGCTTGTGCAGActcacagaaacagacacacagacatccaCATATCAAACGCATACGACACACCAGAGCGTCTTGTTGGCTTTGCACATGTAACATTGTTTGAATGCAAATAATGACTTGTCTCCAGTCGTCAGCTCACCGTCACTTTTCTCCAAGTTACCATAGAGTAGTATCAAAAGGTGAAATGATTAATAGAATAATTAGGTATTAAGCATtacctggttccagcttcttaaatgtgaacatttgctgcttttctctgttttatatcactatAGATTGAAACTTTtcgttttggactgtttgtcagacaattttttttaactgcattttttacagttttctgacattttattaataGATTAATCCAAAAAAATGGacgacagattaatcaataatgatcataatcgttagttgcagcccttgtaCTATACCATAAACTGGAATGACACTGTAGAATAAGCCCTATGGAAACTAACCATTACCAGAAAGCCTGGCTTCAAGTCTCTGTGTTGGCAAGCATCTGCTATGCTGAAGGGTCCCTGAGCAAGGCAGTGAACCATTATTAGCTCTGCAACAACAGCTCAGTACCAtgtttctttgacattttttaaacctCCTTGTGGTGAACACGTGATAAAAATCTCTCTCAAAAGATCAATAGACCATTACAAAACATCCTTTTTATGTATTAGATTAGtatgtccaaaaaaaaaaatacaaaaaaataaaaaaaataaatcacatcacTGAATATAGGTAATACCATAAACATAATCTCTGAAGACCACAGTGCTCTCCCAGCTGTTTATCTGACAGTCCACATGTGCAATCTGGATGCagcatgtgcacacagacattTCAGCAGCTTAAGAAGGATGTCCTTGAACTCAGCCGACAAGAGTTCCCTCTAAGCAGTCCcccaaaaacctaaaaaaaaaaaaaaggaacaaaactcGCCTCCCCTCATCTCTTTCTTCCACTATTCCTCCCTCATCCAAACAGCCCCGACTGTCTCCTCAGAAACAACACATCTGAAAGCAACCCCCCACCCCTTTCTTGTCTTTGCGACGCCACTCCAGAGCCATGTGAAGTCTGCCGATAGTGACAGCTCAAAGACGCCCTGCTAGTGGCTGCAGAGAACAGAGGGATGGTCTGTTGACTGACTAGCCAACAGTAGGGCCAACACACTGGCTTACATCTATTCATTTACCATCACTTTTTCTTTAGACCTCAGAGGGTCCTGTGCCTCAGCCGCCCATGCTTTTTGAGGAGAATTAGGTCTGTTAATGCTGATTCACCCCGGGGACCAGAGGAGAGGGGATGGTGAGCCAGACTCGACGGGTTATGTTGGCTAGCAGACACGACCTTGTTGCCTCCGAGCATGGCTGCTGGGGAAGACTGACACCATTTCTTTCTGACAATCAAGTCAGGCAGGCAGGATAGTGAACTTAAGAGTATCAGTAGAAATTTGCTCCTGTTATTTAGAAGAGACAAGCCAAAGATAGAGAAACCATCTATTTTAACCAACATAATCTGTAGAGATATCAGGTGAAAACAGTATTAATGAAGACAATCTGAAAAAACTGATTGCTATTAAGTTGCAATGCTGGCAGGTTGTGGGATGCAACACTCACTATTAAAGCTACACTGGGTGATAACATGCTTGACACTGGGGgagtgaaagagaagaaaaaaaggaggaggaaaaaatcaGAAGTAAGACAGAGGGACATATTTTTTAACACCCCCAAATCCAACCCTGACACATTCTGCATTAAGGGATGCCAAGGGGCGTAATAAAGTGACATGTAAACAAACTAGCACAGACAGGAACAGGAAATCTGTAATACACACTCTTATTTTGCGTACACACAAACCCCAGCCATCTAAGAAGAAGCATGTGCAGCTGTTAAGAAGAAGGAGGCAGATCACACAGCTGGGAGACTCACTGTTTAAGTCAGTCACACAAACCCTTCTGTAGTCTCTCAATTTGGGaagcatgtgtttttgtgtgtgggggTTATTTTGGGTGTTTGGCAACAGTGCTGCTATTACGATAGAGGCCCATTAAAAGCCTGCTTTCACTCATTCACTGCACTTTTTTTGCCTTTGAGGGACTCCAATTTGGTATTACAGAAGGTTTCTCCAGTCACTTTGCAATGGTCAGCAATGGAAACCTGCTGAACACTAAAAAGACTGGTGTCAATgttgaaaacaatgaaaggagGCTGGTGTGTAGTCTCAATTAGAATTTCTCTGGcagtttcatttgtttctttctccttaaatgtttgttttggggAGTTTTTGATTGTCTTCTTAGTGAGTTTGGATTGGGTAAGGAAGTGTTGCTGTTGTGGGCATGAAAAGCCAATTGAATTAATGTTTGATTGATACTGGGCAATGCAAATAAGTATGACTTGACCAAGTGAAAAAACCAACAACTCTattcctctgtttctttgtgtttggacAGTGATCTGAAACTGCAACACCTTATAAATTTTGACTCTACCCTGAACCACTAGATGAGAGATATGTTTGACTATTTTGGGACAATATAGAGCTGTGCACGGGCTAAAATGTAAGTTGAACAGCATTAAGGCTCATGGATGAAAGAAAGACTGTACAATGCCAGCCTGCATCACAGCAGTGAGGAATctgaaacaaaaagataaaatcgCTATCAAGAAAGATTTCATTTCAAACAATTTCAAGGCTTGTTTCAAGGCTCCAAACTGCTCTTTCAATCAGACTCCTCTTATACACAGTGAAGAAGAGTGTGTAGGAGGTCTAAACCATTAGGCAAATGCATATGAACAAGCAGATAGATAAGTTTTATTCAATGTCCACATTATCACTAAATATATCTGTAGATATAACTCTTAATTAATTACTTAACTGATTACCTAGTGTTATTTTCCTTATGTCTTGATTACATCCACAGGAGTAATATAATAGGACTTGTAGGCCTTCAGCAGCACCATGCCTGGACTATCCAAAGGAAAATTCTGCAGTACTAAATTCCTACAGAGGGCCAGTATAATTTGCACTGTGAGTATAAATCCAGACATTGACATACAAGACAAAGTTCAGAAGACTGGTTGGCTCTATTTACCTGAGTAAATGCTATTCAAACCTCTAAAGCAGAGCCACCACTACAACACCTGACATGACATATAGCTGGCCTTTCAAGCAACAGCTGGCAGTGAAAGCACCAAGCCTTTTAGTTAAATGTCTCAAAGCCTGTTAAGCTGCTAGTGGTCTGCCTGCATCCCTCAGGGGGtgtatcctgtgtgtgtgtgtgtaatgatgCATCTAGCCGGGCTGCAGGCCCTGTTTACTGAAGCCTGCTTACCGGCCCCGGGGTGTCTGTGAGCTCCATGCGAAGAGTGGCGCTGTGCCCCTGCAGACAGGTAGCTCCCCTGggtgtgctgctgctggctctCCGGGTAGCTACGACCACCGTGGTGCGGCGCCCAGCCGGGGTTGCTCTGCTGCGGGTAGCTCACCCCTCCTCCGCTGGCGTTCATCATGCTCCCGTTACCAACAGCGTTACCACTGCTGTTGCTTCCAACGTTGCCGTTCATGCCGAAATGAAAGAAGCCAGACCGAGACCGCGACCGAGTCCTCGGGGGGTCCATGGCTGGGGATGAGGAGGGCGATGGTGGATGGACGTGATGAGGGTGGGCTGGAGAGATGGACGTCCAGAAACGGGCAGGAGCCTCCCTCTTCAGACCGCTTCTCCGCGTCTCTCTATCCACCTAGTTACCTTTGTTGACGACCGGCTACTGCGAGCGTTTTCTGAGGCATTTAAAGCTGTTGTGTCGGTATAATGAGATGAGATACCTGGAAGCAGCGGGTTCAGGAAAGCACAGCCTTCAAATGTCGCACAAGCACCATCTGCATCGACTCCATCCACTGTCTCCCTAGCTATCTGTAAGGGTCAACTTAACGGAAACAGCTTGTTTATTCTTACAGCTAATGAACacaagtatttaaaaaatatattgtagtTATATCAGAATGCggtacaacaaaacaataatcaaaATACTATTTTTTCTATATTAGTTATCAGTGGTTTTCTCCGTTACCAGAACAACAGCTGAGCAAGTCTCAGGTTCTCTATTGTCTTGTCACACTGGAACAGTCGGGCTTTcctacagtaaaataaagtatttttaaaggCATTAACGTTAGTCGCAAGCAGTTGAGTCTATACGAGTGAGCCCATGGCCGACGCATATATTAACAAGCAACTGCAACTGAAGTTGATATCGCTCGCTCTCTGCCACCGAAAGCTTGTCAAGTTAAATACTTAAATCCCTTAACACAAGCAAGATGGCTAGCTGTCGAGCGTCAGCAAACTAAAGGATACCAGCTGCCCTGATAGCTAGCTGTGAAACAAAGTTATTAGCATAGGTTCGTGAATAAATTATAACTAAATTTCAACGGGTAGCCTACTGTAAGTAGTAAAGTTACACCCATTTGCGTTGGCTAACTATAGCTACTCGTTCATTAGCATAATTTTCCAGCTAGCCCAAGGCTAACAGGAAGCGGAGTCTAAGAGGGGAAAACAAGTCCAATAGTGCCGACATTACAAGCTAGCTAACGTCGCACTGTACCGCGGTAAGACTAGTCGTTAAACAGTGCTAATGGCGGATTACCTCAGACCGCATGAGAAACAGATAGCTACCTTATCCGTCAAGTGAGGTAGACAGTATTTGTCCAATTTAAATCCCCTCTCGCATTCGCTATCGAGTGTTTTCTCTGGTCAGCGGGGAGTGTAGTGGAGATCAATCAATGGGAGTTTCACATCTCTACCAAGTCACCCCCAATCGATCACAGAGAAACATGTAGCTCATTGCAGGCCTAAAACCCGACGTGCTTGGAAGTAAATCACACAAACCCAAAAGCGAAGAAACGTTAAAATTCGTGCAACACATATCAAAGCAAGATTTGTTTAATTAGCAGAGGTCAAGGTCGATTTTAAGCAGCAGCTTGTTATTAGAGTTGACTACTTCAGTCTGGCAAACCCCGGGCAGCTGCTCAGTTCATTAATAATTCAGCAGCTTCATACCAGAAATACTATAAGACAACGCTTTTGAAGCCACTAGTTTCATGCAGCTTTCCAGGTAGACGAGCTCTACATACACTGATGCTTGAAGCCTTCTCCGATATACTATATAAAATACTATATAAACCTAAACCCCTGTTCTCCCATGTTTTCACGTATCAGACGTCACACAATAATCCTCTCAGTGAACACAAATTATACATGAGGATATCTGgaaattcatatttattgtcGTTGTCTTTACATTATAAATATACTCTTTACAAATGCCAATCAAAGTTCTGTGCCTTTGACCTGATTTCAAGTATTGTGTAATGACAGACAATGATATGTTACTGTAAAACTAGCATAACAAATCACCCCCCATAACACCATACATACAGCCAAAGAAGCAGGCAGTGTGTAAAAACATATTCCAAAATACTGTATCTTGAAAACTGTACATGCA is from Siniperca chuatsi isolate FFG_IHB_CAS linkage group LG8, ASM2008510v1, whole genome shotgun sequence and encodes:
- the LOC122880291 gene encoding E3 ubiquitin-protein ligase RNF38-like isoform X1, whose amino-acid sequence is MDPPRTRSRSRSGFFHFGMNGNVGSNSSGNAVGNGSMMNASGGGVSYPQQSNPGWAPHHGGRSYPESQQQHTQGSYLSAGAQRHSSHGAHRHPGAGGVLHFHPDNVCSEDRDKMEDSPSPKRQRLSQQSMLDLSSAPPSTPSSPIRPWELPPSRRPHPHYMPERCHTPLRNRRSPPMRRQRGRRDRLTRHHHHHAHNNHHHYNSNNNHHHHHHHPSAHHHHHHHLHSHHGPSPGHQDENYRHSAPPQGYPPYSQQPPRGLGPGPEERPGHHPPNPSPRPLHQSPNLSPRLLHPAAHPQHPHPHPSQQQSSLVLDLHEQGSAPVSYAVSPPGAPPGLPPRSAPQQIPACSVVFSGQHYPVCSVPPTVLQTCSVQHLPMPYPFPSLLSSDPAFLLPPPHLPHPPTHLSHHPPHLPQPGQFGPYPTQQARSPLQRIENDVELLGEHLSLGAGIHYPPATHPALAPHSTQLHFLSHDPLPQEFFGVSYPNFIPRRLPGRRYRSQQPLPPSPYHPSLLPYFLSMLPVQPTGPAISLELDVDDGEVENYEALLNLAERLGEAKLRGLTKGDIEQLPSYRFNPNNHQSEQTLCVVCMSDFESRQLLRVLPCSHEFHGKCVDKWLRANRTCPICRADASEVQRDSE
- the LOC122880291 gene encoding E3 ubiquitin-protein ligase RNF38-like isoform X2, whose amino-acid sequence is MDPPRTRSRSRSGFFHFGMNGNVGSNSSGNAVGNGSMMNASGGGVSYPQQSNPGWAPHHGGRSYPESQQQHTQGSYLSAGAQRHSSHGAHRHPGAGGVLHFHPDNVCSEDRDKMEDSPSPKRQRLSQQSMLDLSSAPPSTPSSPIRPWELPPSRRPHPHYMPERCHTPLRNRRSPPMRRQRGRRDRLTRHHHHHAHNNHHHYNSNNNHHHHHHHPSAHHHHHHHLHSHHGPSPGHQDENYRHSAPPQGYPPYSQQPPRGLGPGPEERPGHHPPNPSPRPLHQSPNLSPRLLHPAAHPQHPHPHPSQQQSSLVLDLHEQGSAPVSYAVSPPGAPPGLPPRSAPQQIPACSVVFSGQHYPVCSVPPTVLQTCSVQHLPMPYPFPSLLSSDPAFLLPPPHLPHPPTHLSHHPPHLPQPGQFGPYPTQQARSPLQRIENDVELLGEHLSLGAGIHYPPATHPALAPHSTQLHFLSHDPLPQEFFGVSYPNFIPRRLPGRRYRSQQPLPPSPYHPSLLPYFLSMLPVQPTGPAISLELDVDDGEVENYEALLNLAERLGEAKLRGLTKGDIEQLPSYRFNPNNHQSEQTLCVVCMSDFESRQLLRVLPCSHEFHGKCVDKWLRANRTCPICRADASEVQRDSE